The window ACGACTTTATATTATCGTAACCATATATTCTTAATACATCTTCGTATATATTTACGGTTTCGCCGATATCCATCCTGAAATAGGGCGGGGAAACTTTAAGAGCCTTATTTTCTTCAACAGAAGGTTCGACGCGATACCCCAAGTTAGACAAAACGGTTTGAGCTTTTTTATTTACTGCCGAATCACCAGAAAATTCCGATAAAACGCTAAGGTCTATTTCATAAATTTTAGAGGTTTTATCATCCTTTATATCGTAAGCATAGCATTTGATTTCGATATCGCCTTCATATTTGCGAAGAAGTTGCAGAAAACGTTTAATAGCATATATGCTTAAAGCGGGGCTTATCCCTTTTTCGAAGCGCGTCGAGGCATCCGTCCTTAAAGAAAGCGTCCTTGAAGTCTTTCTTATTCTAGACATATTGAAATTAGCCGATTCTACGATAATATCTGCAGTGTCGTTGTCTATTTCGCTATTTGCGGAACCCATTATTCCTGCTATAGCGATAATTTTATTTTTATCGGCTATAACTATATCTCCATCCGATAATTTTCTTTCTTTTCCGTCTAAAGTAACGGCGGTTTCTCCTTTTAACGCAAATCGCACGTTAATTGCGTTTCCGTCAAGTTTTGAAGCATCGAATGCATGCAGCGGCTGTGAAGTTTCCATCATTACGATATTAGTTAAATCGACTATATTATTAATCGGCCTTATGCCGCTTTTCATAAGCTTATTTTTAATATGCAAATCCGATTCTTTTATTTTTAAACCAGATATTTTTACCGCTATATAAGACGGCGCTATTTCTTCTTCAGCTATATTAACGCTTAATTCATTTCTATCGGAAACATATTTTTCGCCGGCGTTTATATTAACGCCCTCGTATATTTCAGGTAAAAGTATCTTTTTATCTAATATTGCCGCTAACTCATACGCAAATCCCATAATTCCAAAAAGATCCGGTCTGTTTGGCTCAAGATCGAATTCTAAAACCGTATCGTCAAGTTCAAAAATATCGAATGCAGACATACCTGTTTTTAAAAAAGGAAATTCTGCTATCGAATCTATATTTAACTGGAGTCCCAAATCTTTTTCAGAACAGAAAGCGGCTTCGGAAACCACGCCGAATATAGCCTTATCCCTAATTTTTAATCCGTGGTCGAATACGGTGCCTTTTGTAGCTATAAGAGGTTTGTCTCCAACTTTTACGTTTAGTCCCTCTTTGGTAAACACTATCCTTTTAACTCCTAAGGTTTCTCCTGCGTAAACTTCGGCTATGCCGAACTTATCGTTGGAAGGATGCGGCGCAATACTTTTTATTTCACCGAGTACGATATTTTGAAACGACTTTTTTTGCGAATAATAAGGAAATATTTTTTCTACTTCCATAGTTCTGCCGTTTAAAAGAGAGGCTACTTTTTCGGGCTCCGTTTTAAAATAAACAAATTCTCTAAGCCAGTTCAAGCTTACTTTCAATTTTAATTCCTCCGATTATTTTATGAAAAAGGTGTCAGATTAATTTTACGCAAAATTTTTTATCTTTAATTGTTTATTTTAGTACGCGTAAAATAAAATCTGACACCTTTTTCTTAGATATTTTATAGTCATTATAACATATTCAAGAGATTTTTGCCGCTCTATTGCAGGATTAAAGTTTCTTTTATCTTTTCCGTTTTATTACGGATACGGAATTGAATTCTGGCACTTCCAATTTGTGACGGTGCCAGAATTGAATTCTGGCACTTCCGATTTGTGACGGTGCCAGAATTGAATTCTGGCACTTCCGATTTGTGACGGGGACAGAATTGAATTCTGGCACCGTATCTATATAATGTCAAACAGACCTGGCTGTGTCAGGCGGTCGTCTTCGGCAAACTTTTCCGCGTAAAGTTTATTATGGACGTCATGCATTTCTTCTAAAGACGCGCCTAAATCCGGAATAAAATCTCCACGTAACTTTACTCCAAAAACCCCGACTTGTCCGTAAAGGGATTTCAATCCTTCATTTTCGTAAGAATTCATTAAATTTAAGTTGTACTCCGGAATAAAAACCGGACGTTTTTGTTTAATAGAAAAACCGCAAGTTTTCATAGTTCCGCTTTTTATAGGCGAAGATAACGCAAAAGTTCCAAGCGAAGAACCGCTCTGCAGTCTGTCCCTTGCCACTAAATTTTTGGAAGATATAGGTTCGTGCGGCGAAAGTTCCGAAACCAGCGCTCCCCCATTTAATATTATTTCATTATACAAATCCCTATTCTCGGGGGGATATACCGGGGAAAGAAGTCCTGAACCAAGAAAGGCTATAGTATATCCGTTGTTCTTTAATACAGTCCTGTGAGCCGCCGAATCTATCCCTAATGCAAGTCCGCTTATTATAGCATAACCTGAAGAACATAGTTCCGAGGTTATATCCTCTGCAAGTTTAACCGCATATTCCGGCGGTTTTCTCTGCCCTACGACGGCGGCCGCTATTTTTAAGTCCTCTTTTAATGTCCCTTTATAATAAAGAATTAAAGGCTTATTTTTAATTTTGCGTAAATTTGCCGGATATAAAGAAGAATTAAAAGTTATTATTTTAACGCCGTTTTTAGAAGCCTCGTCAATTTCTTTTATGGCATCGAAAAAAGCCGTCTTTATAACTCTTTGATTTATTAATATCTTAACGTAATCTATTTTTAAACCTGTTTTAATAAAATCGGACTTATCGGCGTTAAAAATTTCGCATGGACTGCCGAATGCATTAATTAAAAAAATTATATGCCTGTTCTGCAGGCCCTTTATTTTTTTAAGCGCTAAAGTGCATATAATATCGTCCATTAAATATCCCCGCCCGCAAAATTTATAATATCTTCTTCCTTGGGCGTTTTACCGAGAAATATTCCTGTTACAGCGCTTGCCCCCTCTTTTAATAATGCGTTTTTTATAATATTAAAAGTAGTTCCCGTAGTTATAATGTCGTCGAAAATTATTATTTTTTTTGATTTATAATTATACTTATACTCAAACGATATATTATTTAAGTCCTTTTTTTTCAATTCTATATTATTCTCGATATGCCCTGGTTTGTGACCTTTAGTGCATACTAAAGCCTTTTCGTAAGTAGAAATAGTTCCCAGCGCCGAAAGATACATGCATACCTGAGAATTAGGATAAACGTCCAAATATGAATTGCTCGGCGGAACCGGAAGTATTAAATCGTAAAAATAAAAATAATTATATATAATATTGTTCAATATTTTTATAAAAAAAGCTACGGCCTTATAATCGCCCTTTTTATATTTTAAAATTAAATCGGAATATTTTACGCTTGAAGGTAACCTGCGCTTGCCAAAGAGATATTTTTTATTTTCCGGAATATAATAATCTAAATAAAAATATTCTCCGTTGCCGCCTATTTTTATATTCATATTATTTTGAAGCATTATCAATATTATTATTATTAATAAACTTTGCCATTGATTTTATAAAATTAAATCGTTAATAAATCGACAATTTAATATGATAAATCTTTATCTTAAAAATTTCAATTTTAATATATCTAACTCTATAGGGATACTGCTTTCTTCCGACAATGAATGCAGCCATTTTATTAAAAAAATCGAAGATTTAAACGTAAAATGCAAATTTTTTACTTTTGAAGATTTAAAAAAAAATTTTAATATAGACGGCGCAATTGAATCCCCTTTAAGTTTTCCTTTTAAAAATATTAAAAACGTTTTATCGGCACAAGCGGTTTTTTTAAGCGCTATAACATTGAATTCGCTTTCTGACGCCGTCTTATTGAACGCCGTCTGCGACTTTGCGCTAAATAACGACATTATTTTAGGCATAACGACGGAAACGACTTTTAACGGCGCTAACGATTTAACAAGTTTATATGACAACATGCTAATCGAAAAAAATTATTACGAAAATTTAATAATCGATATTTACAAATCGCGTTTAAAAATGCTTTTAAAAACAAGAATTTTAGCTTCGTCAAAACACGGCGGATACACGGAATCTATTGACTTGTTTATCAATAAAATGAAAACTATACGTTTTAATCCTAAAATTAATAATACAAATTTATTTTTTTTAAATTCTGAAAAATTCGCCGTGAGTATTAATATAACGCCGCCGCACAAAAATATACAGGCGACCGGACAAGCGGCGGAATCTATTTCTCAAAATGAAATTAATCTAAATACAAATTTATTAGACATGCACTTTTACCAAAAAGAGCTGTTCGATAAAATTAAAATATTTTTAAATACCGCAAAAAATTTTAAAGAAAAAACGGTTTTAAAAAGAATCGGAGGGGCTACCGAAAAAAGGACGCAAAATTTGGAACTAAGCAAAATTCAAAAAATATCGATAAAAGAAACAAATACGGCACTTCTTATAATAGCAGGCGCAGGAGCGGGTAAAACTAAAGTAATAGTCGATAAATTCTTATATTTATTAAATTTTTTTTCCGCAGATTCGATACTTGTTCTGACTTTTACCAATAACGCCGTAACCGAAATAAAAAACAGGATAGCAAAAAAATTAAATATTAACGAATATGGCGCATTTATAAACAATAGGATTTTAAATATTTCAACTTACCACAGTTTTTTCTATTCGATAATAAAAGAATTTTATAGCGAACTTGGATATCAATCTGCTCCTTCGGTTTCAGATGGAAAAATTGGAGAGTCCTCGTCGAATAATAAATGCACTAATGAATTATCTATAACTTACGATGAAATTATTTTAAATATAGTAAAACTTTTTCAAAACGATTCCATAGTAAGCGAAATATCGTCAAGATTTAAATATATATTAGTCGATGAATATCAGGATTTAGATTTTTTGAGCGATTATTTAATAAAAAAAATAGACGCGTGCAAGGGTAAAGTTATGTATGCCGGAGACGACGACCAGTCGATATATGGATTTAACGGAGGAGATTTATTTAATATTCTGTCGTTCGACCTGTTTTTCCCTTCAGGCAAGGTGTTCGTTTTTCAGAATAATTACAGGTCAAACCGGACTATAGTAGAATTTTGCAATTCAATATTGAATAACATAAAATTCAGATATCCAAAAAAAATAATTGCAACAAAGAATATGATATATGACGGGGCAGTCGATATTATAGATTTTAAAAATAAAAGCGAAGAAGAAAAATTTATAGAAAAAAAAGCGGCGAATTATTTTAAAAGCGGAAAGAAAACTGCTGTTTTAGTAAGAACAAAAAAGGAAAAATCTAAATTTCTGGCTATTCCTAATTTAACCGATTTTTGCTCGGTATCGACCATACATGCAGGCAAAGGTTTGGAGTATGACGTAGTATTTATATCCATTTTAAAAAAAGCTTATTTGAAAAAAGATAACAGACCGTCCGATTTTAAAATTCATCCTTTCTTAAATTTTTTTAAAACAGCTCATACGTTTAAACTAACGGATATATTCATCGACGACGAGGTAAGGCTTTTTTACGTTGCCGCTTCAAGAGCTAAAGAAAAACTTTATATAACTTATTCGGGAGAAATTTCTGATTTTTTAAAACGTTAAAACTGGTTTAAGATATCGAGGCTGCCCTGATATAAAAGCCGCAAATCGTTGATATTGTATTTAAGCATAACTATTCTGTCGAATCCCATTCCAAAGGCAAAACCTTTATATTCTTGCGGGTCTATGCCTGCATATTTAAAAACGTTGGGATGCACCATTCCGCATGGAATTACTTCTATCCAGCCGGTATTTTTACAGACTCCGCATCCTCTTCCGCCGCAGAATACGCATTCTATATCAAGATCTAAACCCGGTTCAACAAAAGGATAAAAAGCAGGCCTGAAACGTGTTTTTCTTGCGCCGAGAAGGTGTTTTACTGTCTCTTCCAATATTCCTTTTAAATCCGAAAGTTTAACGTTTTTATCTACGAAAAGGCCTTCCATTTGATTAAACATAAAAAGGTGCGTCGCATCCACGGCTTCATATCTGTAACATCTGCCCGGCGCAATTATCCTTAAGGGCAGTTCTTTTTTTTCGAGGGTTCGAGCTTGAACGCTGGACGTGTGCGTTCTCGGCACCAAACCGTTCAGCAGATAAAAAGTATCCCATACGTCTCTTGCGGGATGATCCGCCGGAATATTTAACGCATCGAAATTATAATAAGTAGTTTCTATTTCAGGGCCTTCGACTATTTGGAAACCCATAGACGTAAAAAAATCGGCCGCTTCTTCCAGTACAGCAGTTATCGGGTGTTTATGAAATCTTTCTATCTGTTTTCCGGGTATTGTAAGGTCTATTTTATATTCGTCGAAAAATTTTTTATTTTCTCCTGAAAAAAGTTCTATTTTTTTTGTATTATAAATTGCTTCTATCTCGTTTTTGACTTCATTCGATTTTTTTCCTATAATTTTTTTTTCTTCTATAGAATATGAACCGATATTATGTAAAATCTCCGTCAGCTTGCCTTTTTTTCCCATAAAAGCCTTAAAGATGCCGTCTAATTCATTTAAATCCTTGGCGGAATCCAAAGATATTTTTGCTTCTTCAAAGATTTTATTTATAGTATTTATAATTTCTATGTTTTTTTCCATTATTATATATTACCAAACTTTATATAATTATTTCAACAAAGTTTTTATCCCTCTACTTTATTCCTTCCGAAATCTTTTGCCTTATATAAATTATCGTCTGCAATTTTTAGCAGACTGCTTAACATTTCGTCCGGATCGTTATTTTTTCCGGCTATTTCTATATTTTTATCGGATAGCAACTGTTTTATATCCGAAACTCCTACGGATATGGTAATATTCAAATTTAAATTTTCTTTCGGAGTATAAATTTTATTTTCTATATAAACCCTTAATTTTTCCATTAAATTCATAGCTTTTTCTTTACTTGTATCCGGTAAAACTACTACGAACTCATCCCCGCCGTATCTTGTTATTATGTCCTGTTTTCTGAGTAAAACGCTTTTTAAATCGTTGGTAAATTCGACCAGCATTGCGTCCCCTATATTGTGTCCGTAATTATCGTTTATATTTTTAAACTTATCGATGTCCAATATAGCGCAGGAAAGATTCGTCGAATTTCTTGCAGCCCTGACTATTTCTCTTTTTACGAACTCGTACATAAATCTTCTGTTATGTATGCCAGTTAAAGAATCGGTAAGCGCAAGCTCCCTGTTCGTCTCTATTAATATCAGCTTAGCAAAAACCGGAGACGCTATGTTTATTATCTCTTTTATCAAGTCGATAATTTCTTGGGTAAAGAAATGCTTATCTTCGGAATCTATAGAAATAGTGCCGGCAATTTCATCGCTTATTTTTAACGGAAAACACGTATAACTGCCGGCAGTACCTTTAAATTCGCAATTATCTACGGTATCGTTCAGATTATTATTTTTTCCATTTTTTAAAAGTTTGCAGTTCGACAGATAATCTTCGTATTCTATATTTGCGGTTTTCAGTATAATTTTATCCGCATTTTCGGAATTGTCCGTCTCCGGCGGCGAACCTTTTTTTCTGTCGTAAATCAAAGATGTGACTGTTTTTTTATTAACGGTATCGAACATGTTGATATGAAGAGAATCAGGTAGTCCGCCGCCAGGTTTTTTTATTGAACAAAGACCTTCCGCAAAAGTTTTGACGGCATATTCAAGGGTAAAAACTATAGATAACTTATACGATAAATCGTTTAACAAGCTAAGCTTCTTTATTATAAAGTTGTTCTCCTTTTGTTTTTCAATTATGGTATTATTTAAAACAGTTATAGCTTTAGCAAATTCGTAAAATTCATTTTCCTTATTTTTATATTTTGCCTCAAGGCCTAATTCTTTAGGATTATTAGGATCTATACTTTCTATGTTTTTCAAAAGATCGTAGAAAGGTTTTGAAAATCTTTTGCTTATGAAAACAAAAATCAGTATAGTTAAAATATATAACGCTATAAAAAAAATTATAGACGTATAAAGCTTAGAAAGATGCCTGAGCCATGCATATTGCTTTATGCCGACACCAAATATCCCTATAATTTTACCGCCGTAATTTTTTATAGGTACGTTATATATATAAAAAGGCGTGCCGTCCACGTTTATCGATGTATAAACGCTTATACCTTTTTTTAAAACCAAAAGCTGTTTTTTTGTTGCCATCTGCGACAAACCTTCATATTTATTATTTTTAACAAAAGAAATAGCAGACCTTTCGGAACCGTAATAAATACCGATATTTGAAGGTATATGTTTTTTTATTCGGATATTTTTTAAATAATCGCTGGTGACGTGTCTGTTTAGAATAATCAAATAACCGTTATTTTTATGCAGCAGACGATAAATCACGGTAATATTTATGAGCCTGTCTGATTTATCTCTGGCGAAGCCCATAAATATGTAACGGTTTTTTGTAAGTATTATTCTTTTCAATTTGCCGTAATATTGCCTTGATGCTTTAACTTTTTCGGAATATTTCTTGTATTTAAATTTTTTAATATAATCTATTTTACCGTTTTTTATTTTTACAAAGACTATACTGGATATTTTTTTAGAATCGGCTGTTTTTTGTATAAATCTGAAATTAAAATTATGAGCTACAATCTCGTTGGCTTTTTCAAGCATATAATTTTTTTCGCTTAAAAAGGCCATAGTTACGGACATCAAGTTCGATTTTAGCTCTTCTTTTAATGATTTCCGGCTGTATAAGGCAATATAGTGAATGGCTATGAATATTCCTACCGAAAAAATAATAATATTCGACAGGATAAAGAGGAAATAAATTTTAAATTTTATAGAATTAAGATTTATTTTCGGCATTTTTTCTTTTTTTTTAATATACCTCTATTATTTAGTATATAACTACATTTGCGCAATTTCAACGAATCGAAGTTATGCAAATCCCTTTTTTATAAAGAAAAAATGCCGCAAACTAAATATTATTCTATTTCAAGAAAATACCTTTGAAAGGATTTGCATAAAAAAGAATAAACGTAATCAGCAAGGCATAAAGCGCTAATGATTCCATAATAGCCATACCGGTTATCATCCAGACGATTAATTTTTTTTCCATGCCCGGATTTCTTCCTATTGATTCAAGCGCCCCTCTTACCGCGTTACCCATGCCTACGCCTGCGCCGATAACGCCTAGTCCTATAGCCAACCCTCCGCCAAGCGCAGAAAGGCCAAAAAATAAGCTTTTAGAAAATAATACGGAATTATTCGCCGCATGCTGCTGAACGGGCGCAGTTGCGGCTATGGCTTTCGCCGCAAAACATTTTACGCCGTAAACGGAAACAGATAAAAAAGTAAGAATAAAAACGAGATATTTCATAATTTAAAACCCTCCGGTTTAATTTTATAATTTTTAAAAATTTAATTTTATTTTATAAATTGAATTCTAATGTTCTTCTTCTAACGACAGCGCAATATATATAATTGCAAGCAGGTAAAACACGAACGCCTGCATTAAATCGGTAAATATCTGCATATACATCATAATTGCCGGAATTGCCCATGGAAGAAGGAACAGCAAAACGGTAACCATAAATTCTTCCGCAAAAATATTTGCGAATAAACGCAGAGCATGTGAAAAAGGACGGGATAATGCCGACATAATTTCGATTATTATCATTATCGGCGCAATTATTAAAAGAGGTCCTAAAAATTTTTTTATGTATTTAGCTTTATGTTTTTTAATGCCTACCGCGTGAGATAGAAAGAAAACTATTAAAGCCAGCGTCGCAGTGGTATCTATAGTCGCCGTAGGCGAAGTAAAGCCTGGGATAGAACCTATTAAATTTGAAAAAAGGATAAACACCGAAAACGATGCAATTAACGGCAAATATACCGCTCCTTCTTCACCTATGATTTCTTTTAAAAAATATTCCGTCATTATATAAATAAGCTCAAAAAAGCTCTGTAAACCTCCCGGCACGACCTTAAGACTTCTTCCTGCAATAAATGCAACTATCAGTAAGCCCGCCATAACTATGACGGTCATAGTCCAGTAAACCGGTATGCCCTGTATGTTAATTAATATTGGAGCTTTTAACATAT is drawn from Candidatus Acidulodesulfobacterium acidiphilum and contains these coding sequences:
- a CDS encoding phenylalanine--tRNA ligase subunit beta, with product MKVSLNWLREFVYFKTEPEKVASLLNGRTMEVEKIFPYYSQKKSFQNIVLGEIKSIAPHPSNDKFGIAEVYAGETLGVKRIVFTKEGLNVKVGDKPLIATKGTVFDHGLKIRDKAIFGVVSEAAFCSEKDLGLQLNIDSIAEFPFLKTGMSAFDIFELDDTVLEFDLEPNRPDLFGIMGFAYELAAILDKKILLPEIYEGVNINAGEKYVSDRNELSVNIAEEEIAPSYIAVKISGLKIKESDLHIKNKLMKSGIRPINNIVDLTNIVMMETSQPLHAFDASKLDGNAINVRFALKGETAVTLDGKERKLSDGDIVIADKNKIIAIAGIMGSANSEIDNDTADIIVESANFNMSRIRKTSRTLSLRTDASTRFEKGISPALSIYAIKRFLQLLRKYEGDIEIKCYAYDIKDDKTSKIYEIDLSVLSEFSGDSAVNKKAQTVLSNLGYRVEPSVEENKALKVSPPYFRMDIGETVNIYEDVLRIYGYDNIKSSMPLGLLAPPLKNANFETYRLYRNLLRYAGFTEIISPSLTGEKEINISVTNSSIGRNSVLELKNYISADYAFFRINLIPDILRSVQQNYRKYKNIKIFEIGKAYIGENTDGMPVNEKNVLCGCFCTGIKSSSRDTEFYTGKGVVEFLLKESGIKKFSFDKTQDASFYNENASLEITAGKAKVGIFGEIKKEILDEFKIESKVFAFEFDLDHIKEYISNKKTFIPPNRYPEIEQDISIVCDKNIQYASIEKVIKGYSALIKNVRLEDVYTGKQIDEGKISFLIRYDAIADDRTLTMDEVNELRDGLIKELNNRFGITLRR
- a CDS encoding DNA-processing protein DprA → MDDIICTLALKKIKGLQNRHIIFLINAFGSPCEIFNADKSDFIKTGLKIDYVKILINQRVIKTAFFDAIKEIDEASKNGVKIITFNSSLYPANLRKIKNKPLILYYKGTLKEDLKIAAAVVGQRKPPEYAVKLAEDITSELCSSGYAIISGLALGIDSAAHRTVLKNNGYTIAFLGSGLLSPVYPPENRDLYNEIILNGGALVSELSPHEPISSKNLVARDRLQSGSSLGTFALSSPIKSGTMKTCGFSIKQKRPVFIPEYNLNLMNSYENEGLKSLYGQVGVFGVKLRGDFIPDLGASLEEMHDVHNKLYAEKFAEDDRLTQPGLFDII
- a CDS encoding phenylalanine--tRNA ligase subunit alpha, which codes for MINTINKIFEEAKISLDSAKDLNELDGIFKAFMGKKGKLTEILHNIGSYSIEEKKIIGKKSNEVKNEIEAIYNTKKIELFSGENKKFFDEYKIDLTIPGKQIERFHKHPITAVLEEAADFFTSMGFQIVEGPEIETTYYNFDALNIPADHPARDVWDTFYLLNGLVPRTHTSSVQARTLEKKELPLRIIAPGRCYRYEAVDATHLFMFNQMEGLFVDKNVKLSDLKGILEETVKHLLGARKTRFRPAFYPFVEPGLDLDIECVFCGGRGCGVCKNTGWIEVIPCGMVHPNVFKYAGIDPQEYKGFAFGMGFDRIVMLKYNINDLRLLYQGSLDILNQF
- a CDS encoding diguanylate cyclase gives rise to the protein MPKINLNSIKFKIYFLFILSNIIIFSVGIFIAIHYIALYSRKSLKEELKSNLMSVTMAFLSEKNYMLEKANEIVAHNFNFRFIQKTADSKKISSIVFVKIKNGKIDYIKKFKYKKYSEKVKASRQYYGKLKRIILTKNRYIFMGFARDKSDRLINITVIYRLLHKNNGYLIILNRHVTSDYLKNIRIKKHIPSNIGIYYGSERSAISFVKNNKYEGLSQMATKKQLLVLKKGISVYTSINVDGTPFYIYNVPIKNYGGKIIGIFGVGIKQYAWLRHLSKLYTSIIFFIALYILTILIFVFISKRFSKPFYDLLKNIESIDPNNPKELGLEAKYKNKENEFYEFAKAITVLNNTIIEKQKENNFIIKKLSLLNDLSYKLSIVFTLEYAVKTFAEGLCSIKKPGGGLPDSLHINMFDTVNKKTVTSLIYDRKKGSPPETDNSENADKIILKTANIEYEDYLSNCKLLKNGKNNNLNDTVDNCEFKGTAGSYTCFPLKISDEIAGTISIDSEDKHFFTQEIIDLIKEIINIASPVFAKLILIETNRELALTDSLTGIHNRRFMYEFVKREIVRAARNSTNLSCAILDIDKFKNINDNYGHNIGDAMLVEFTNDLKSVLLRKQDIITRYGGDEFVVVLPDTSKEKAMNLMEKLRVYIENKIYTPKENLNLNITISVGVSDIKQLLSDKNIEIAGKNNDPDEMLSSLLKIADDNLYKAKDFGRNKVEG
- a CDS encoding ATP synthase F0 subunit C yields the protein MKYLVFILTFLSVSVYGVKCFAAKAIAATAPVQQHAANNSVLFSKSLFFGLSALGGGLAIGLGVIGAGVGMGNAVRGALESIGRNPGMEKKLIVWMITGMAIMESLALYALLITFILFYANPFKGIFLK
- the atpB gene encoding ATP synthase F0 subunit A, with amino-acid sequence MLKAPILINIQGIPVYWTMTVIVMAGLLIVAFIAGRSLKVVPGGLQSFFELIYIMTEYFLKEIIGEEGAVYLPLIASFSVFILFSNLIGSIPGFTSPTATIDTTATLALIVFFLSHAVGIKKHKAKYIKKFLGPLLIIAPIMIIIEIMSALSRPFSHALRLFANIFAEEFMVTVLLFLLPWAIPAIMMYMQIFTDLMQAFVFYLLAIIYIALSLEEEH